One genomic region from Ignavibacteriales bacterium encodes:
- the hisN gene encoding histidinol-phosphatase: MNINEFNPFFKLLVDQSSPIIRKYFRTSISVESKLDQSPVTIADKLAEEKMRSLIQKEFPSHGLIGEEFGNYNSDAEYVWVLDPIDGTKSFISGALSFGTLIALLKNGKPIIGAINHPILNEFLIGDNKICLLNGIETRVRDCSKISEATLLTTDHLNIGKYQNQKSFDKLTNKVKLYRNWGDCYGYYLLATGFADIMIDPIMSVWDSMALIPIINGAGGTITDYQANDPATGNSIVASNQEIHSEVIKLLNE; this comes from the coding sequence ATGAATATAAATGAATTCAACCCTTTCTTTAAGTTACTTGTTGACCAAAGTTCTCCTATTATCAGGAAATATTTTAGAACTTCCATAAGCGTTGAAAGCAAATTGGATCAATCTCCTGTTACAATTGCTGATAAACTTGCGGAAGAAAAAATGCGTTCTCTTATCCAAAAAGAATTTCCTAGTCATGGCCTTATTGGTGAAGAGTTTGGTAACTACAATTCAGATGCTGAATATGTTTGGGTGCTTGATCCTATCGACGGTACAAAAAGTTTTATTTCCGGCGCACTTAGTTTTGGAACCTTAATCGCCCTTCTAAAAAATGGTAAACCTATTATCGGCGCTATTAATCATCCAATATTAAATGAATTTTTAATTGGCGATAATAAAATTTGTTTATTAAACGGAATTGAAACCAGAGTTAGAGATTGTTCCAAAATTTCTGAAGCAACTTTACTAACAACTGATCATTTAAATATTGGCAAGTATCAAAATCAAAAATCATTTGACAAACTAACTAATAAAGTTAAACTTTATAGAAACTGGGGTGATTGTTACGGCTACTATTTATTGGCAACAGGTTTTGCTGATATTATGATCGATCCGATTATGAGTGTTTGGGATTCGATGGCATTAATTCCAATCATCAACGGGGCAGGAGGTACGATAACTGATTATCAAGCGAATGATCCTGCTACTGGAAATAGTATCGTTGCATCGAATCAAGAAATCCATTCTGAAGTTATAAAACTTCTTAATGAATGA
- a CDS encoding T9SS type A sorting domain-containing protein encodes MKYINLNYQGIELGSNQNLTAAGMQYLHIDFWNSSSTDLGVSVISPGPVETRVVLVPPGTTETWESVDIPLSDFAPVDLANVFQLKFDGNGTIYLDNIYFSTTISDVKEIIGATPSDFELGQNYPNPFNPSTLISYSIPQNSFVTLKVYDVIGNEVATLVNQSQSAGKYEVRFDASNLSNGVYMYSIKTDNFTATKKMILMK; translated from the coding sequence ATGAAATACATTAACTTAAACTACCAGGGAATTGAATTAGGAAGCAATCAAAATCTAACCGCTGCTGGTATGCAGTACTTACATATTGATTTCTGGAATTCAAGTTCCACTGATTTGGGCGTATCTGTGATAAGTCCGGGACCTGTTGAAACAAGAGTGGTATTAGTTCCACCTGGAACAACAGAAACCTGGGAGAGTGTAGATATACCTCTTAGCGATTTTGCACCTGTTGATTTAGCTAATGTATTCCAGCTGAAATTTGATGGTAACGGAACTATCTATCTGGATAATATTTACTTTTCAACAACCATATCAGATGTTAAAGAAATAATTGGAGCAACACCATCAGACTTTGAATTGGGACAGAATTATCCCAACCCATTCAATCCATCAACATTGATTAGTTACAGCATTCCACAAAATTCTTTTGTAACTCTTAAAGTTTATGATGTTATTGGTAACGAAGTTGCTACGCTCGTAAATCAAAGTCAATCTGCTGGAAAGTATGAAGTTAGATTTGATGCAAGTAATTTAAGTAACGGTGTTTATATGTATTCAATAAAAACAGATAATTTTACCGCTACGAAAAAAATGATCCTGATGAAATAA